The Festucalex cinctus isolate MCC-2025b chromosome 16, RoL_Fcin_1.0, whole genome shotgun sequence sequence TATGGGCGAACATGACAAATGAGTTTGTGCCATTTTAGCACGCGGTTGACGTTAGCTGCCCGCGATCGAGTAAACAttctagctagcatgctagtaaGGTGTTTGCACGCTGAAAAGGTGAACATATTAAAAGTTACAATCATGAGTGTAAGAAGAATCTTTAAAGAAACCTCTTGTCAAAGCTTTCGGTCATCTTGTCGAGAGAAGTGGAGAACAGCAGGCGGACGGTGTCGACGTGATGCTGTCAGACCGGCGAAGAAAAGAAGGATCATTCGTTCAATTAGTCACAGCTTAAATAGATTTTCGGCAACGACGTCAACATCACgtgctattttttccccccaaaagctttatttaaacaaaagaacccaaaaaaaaataggattcCAACTGCATAGGCAGAAAAATTCCTAATGAAACAGATAAAGTCCTTGACACGGCCGGGGATCGTACCCTGCTCCTTATGTACTAGAGCACGTGTCGGTAACCATTAGACTATCCTTGCATGTGGCTTCCGATCCCTACTGTCGTATTTATGGCACTTAAATGACAGATGGCGGCCGACCAATACAATCACTGATTCTATGAATAGAAACGAAAGCACCCAAGCAGGTGAAGTCGAGATGGTCGAGTGGTATATGCCATTGCCTTCGATTCGTTTGTTTTCGGGTACGAGACCCACTTTATGCAACCTTTCGATTTCGTCAGACACCTTTATGTAGTTCGAGGGTGCACAAGGAAGGATCGAACCCAGATCACTTGAACCAGAGACAAAGTCTTATACCATTCGGCCATCATGGTTAAAGGTGCTCGTCGTTTCACGTTATGCATTTGTAGGATTTCCACACGGGTATAATGAACCCAATAAATGCGATAAGATCCAGTATTTTGCTGTGCAAGAGCTGGCCGAATAGTTTGTAACAAAGCCTTTGGTTTCAACGGACCGGGTTCGATTCCAGCTCCTTTTTGTTGGATAATTTCTcaaattattgaaaataagagAGAGAACGCGGGGATCGAACGCGGTACCACAGGTACGGGAGACGTTTTCTTTATCCCATCAGCCATCTGTTCACGAGCTGTTCGACGAAAAAAATGAAGGTGATGAGCAATTCTCCTTGTAATCCGAAATGGGATATTGGTTTGTTCAGGAGTACCGCCCAACATTCACCTCTCCTCACCAGCCATTAACGCCGTCAGAtacttctttattattatttattttttctgggtCTGACTTCCAATCCCCAGGCCAGCCACGGATATTTGGCACGCCCAAGCCATCGCGATAAACGCGTGTCTCGCGATAGGAAGCTCGTCTTTTGGAGACTCGGTCCGATCCCAACGCAAACATAAGTAAATAGCATTTAAATTGTTCAAAAGTTGATGTTGGAGTGAAGTTAAATTCAGTTAATAAGAAATTGAAAGcattaaatgacaaaatcagttgtatttttattttttaaaatcatatatGAAAGTCTATACAGATCAAAACAAGTTTATTGTAGGCATATTTGTCATTCTATTTTTAGGAAGTTCTAGCAAATctgcatgttatttatttttttaaagatatggATAAAAAACGTTTTAAGAGGAAATGATTAGATTTTATTCTACATTTTTATCTTATACGAAtttaaacaaatcaaaacaagtcaTGTTAAGCGTATTTATCAATTAGGAAGCTTGAGCACATCTGCCTGATAATTTCTTAATTAAAGATACACAAACATTTTcgaaatgttattttcagtggAACTTAGTAGCGTTTATTGTACACTTTATTAGTCTTAATTTGAATCAATAGCCTTTATTTTAGGCTTTATTGCAATTAATAGCCCTTAATTTAAGCATTATTGTATTTAATGTGACCTGGAATtactgaaaaaagaaaacattgcaaTTAAAGTTTAAACAAATTTTATTCACAGGACATCCACATTATCTGACTCTTCagggataaataaatgataaataatgGTTAGATAAATATGTGAAaagttatacaaaaaaaaatcatgtcaagGCTTTCCTCTTATAAAAAGGTGACACCTCCATCACACTCAACAAGAATGAAcacgagaagaaaaaaaaaacatacgagtGAACATTAAAAGGAACAAAACACCAATACAGAATGCACAGTATGACACAATATTTGACACGGCTGTACATTAACAGTGGTCACGTCTTTGTTAAGCTACCCGAATATCACTGCCCTGACTGGGCCAGTACAACTTTTAGAAATAAAGATGAGATCATCATGTTACTTTACTATTTAACGCAGGGTTCCCCAATTTcagtccttgagggccggagtactgcaggttttccatttctccgcctaccaacacacctgatactaaagataaGGATCGTTATCAAGCACGCAAGACTGCGGcaactcgaggaccggaattgggggACCCTGATTTAACGTTTTGAGTTCTATCCATGCAAATATTTTTACTATAATGtaggtgttttgttgttgtttttttttcccccacaaggACTGTCCTGAACAAAACATTGTCCATCAAATGTCAAACAGTAAAACACTGTCGAGTTTACAcagccaaaataataataataataatcataacgtGCAAAATTAACTACACAGACAGAAGTAATATTTTGCTTCAGGGCTTAAATAATACAGTTATAGAGACTAATTTTCATTGAAACCTGATTGGCTTAACATAGGAACCTCTTTTGCAAAATGATACTAACAAGTACACAAGCAAGCCTCATATACGCGTGTCCAGCCATTGCAGCCACTTTTGTCATAGAAGGGGAATGCCTGAAATGGAAACCAGCAATGTCCATGGCCTTGTACAGAGCATAAACTTTGGATCCGAGAGTACCAAAAGGGCTGCGTGTCAAGAACACGTTCTGAACTGTTGTGTAGCCTGACTTGAAGACTTGGCTGGACGCGCCCTGGAATTTGTTCGTAAAAGCATTTGGACACCTTCTGGATCCACTGCAGATTTGCAGGAGACCTTCAAGCCAAGGCCCTCCGGTGCAGACGATTCCTCGTGACCGTGCCATACCAGTGAACGTTACGTGgttaaacaaaaagaaaactcattttaatctatttttaaaatgtgtgcaGCATCAGCAGTGCATCACTCTGCGCACCAGTTGACAAGCGAGCACAGCCCCAGATCACGTAGCTCTCTTTTCATTCACATCTTCTGGTATTGAGAGCAGGCCCCATCCCTTGGTGTTATGGTGAGGAGCAGGGTTGAATGCCTTGTCAGGGATGGAAGGAGGGGATAAAAAGGAGAAATAGAACATTTGTTTTAGAGGGAAACTAGCAATGATAATTCGATAAAGCATGTTGTTACCTGTTTTGCCTTCCCCCCTTTGTGTCTGGGGTGAGGTGGAAACTGCGCCATTATCAAACAGAATGTACGCTTTGCTTATAGTTCCAACAACAATGTGTCATGACACTGATGGACTAAACACAGTGAGGCACAGACCTGGACCACATCAGGCGTTGGTCCGACGAGGCTGTTGTCGCTTTTGGCCAAGAGCGCAAATCCTTGAGGCAGGAGCACACGAGTCCTCTTCCTCAGCAAAGATACTGAAATGGGTGCTGTAGCAATACGCAACATGTGATCATTTCACAACCCGTGTTTTGCACAGTGTAGCTCACTTACCGCCAAAACGATGCCTGCGCCTCATTAGAGCAAGAGACCGTGGCACAAGGAACTGAAAATGAAACTTGAAGTTGTGTTACAATCTAAAGGTCACTTTGACAATTAACATGTGGGTTGTGTTTGTGTAAATTAAACGCCGTTGATGTTTCTCCCATACGCTATTGcgattaggggtgcaccgatcacaattttccggccgatcatCGATCTTTTAAagagtctgacctgccgatgtCGATTTTTGCcaatccagatttttttcataataagcAGCCATCTTCaatgttccaatcttgttttattggaaaaacatggatcaatatctgtgaaataatgcaaacaaTTGGTTTTAACTACACATTAAttatttatctaaaaaatacaagCCTATTGGTCATCTAAGCTGAAGAGGATATTTTTTCAGACCTATGAGGAGAGGAGATGAGATCGGTGGAAAAGATTGGTTTATTTTTCTTAAGGGCTCGGCGATCACCGAtcccccaaaattaaggaaaatcGGGGATAAATCGGCCGTCCGATCCATCGGTGCACCACTAATTGCAATGCACAAAGTACTTTTAAAGCTAGATAACAATTTAATGTATAGATTTGAAAGCAAATATGTgattaaagttagtttgtaaAAATTAGATGGTTTGAggtgaaaaatgtaaatactgttgtagggctgggcaataaatcgaatgaattcgatacatcgtcatctttaaaaaatcgaatcgttgaaaatttgctaaatcgtgaaatcgaattttgtcttctggatgattaaaagctgttgttcttatgttctgttacatccaaatgcttttatgtgatgtaattttgcattaaaactgatctagaatcagtatacgttactggtgtctgaacattttgcacaggaattatttttgaataaatgaaacctttaagtaaacgtttgttggatttattaggttaaaatcgattaaaatcctaatcgtcctgaatgactgcaaaaaaaaaaaaaatcaaaattttatttgttgGCCATATCGCACAGCCCTATGTGCTGTAGTAATTTATAGGATTGAAAAACTACAATATTCAAATTGACCTACATTGCGCTAATAACAAATTGGAGAAGCAATGCAATAAGGTGAAAATGCTTGTATCCTATTGCTCATGTTTGGCAAGTGCcaaggaccccccccccccccccccaaaaaagtaaaaaaaaaaagtactcatcATTCATGAGGACGCGGCCATAACGTGGCCATGTACGTCAGAACATACAAATGGGACTTTTCAAGCGAGGTCCAGACCGTTACCAAAACCTGTCACTTATGCCGCCGACACCACTGATCCGCAATGAGCTGCCGATGCTGTGGACTGTGACTTTACCGTCAGCAAGTGTGGCATGAGGTCACGTGTTCAGTGCTCCTATCGCTCTTGTTCTGCAGCCTGGAACGAGCAAATGCCCAGCTTGGACCTCTCCCTCTCCCTTTGCTAAGGAAATGAAAAGTTAGACGAGGCATAAAGTCacatacttcatttttttcaggaCATTTTTCATCTACTTGGTTCTGTGTGACCAGTAAGttttttgatgtattttttttaattgtgactgttcttgaatattttttgttgctaaTAAACTTCTCCTCCATACTTCAGACCACTTATCAGTaatatagcaaaaaaataaaataaaaatacaatgaatGACAAAACTTTCCAGAAATCTACTgtatattgaaataaaatgttattcacCATTAAGCATACTGTCACATTTAAACTGGAAATTAACACACTTTCATGCAAAACAAAACTCGATATTTTAAGATTATAGGTAAATATGTACACTTATACAGACAGCCCCTCTCTCTTATTCAAAAGTCATGACGAGATAGCTCTTTAAATCTTACTTTTACATTCATTCACATGTTCAGTCAAACTACCTCACATCACAACCCAAACATGTAGAAGATGCAAAGCATGTAGTTAGAAATTAAAGTTGATCCAATTGCATCATAATAAACAAATGATATGATCATTTATGCACAAAACTACAACGCAAATACGCGAGATTTTCATTCAAACCACCTCATAGAATTGCCGATTTACATCAGTTTATGTTTAGAATAGCTCATGAACGATCGCGATTCAATGTGACTACataaacactaaaaaaatatgacaaacctTACCATCAAATCGCTTAATGAACTGTTAAACTAGTCGTAAACTCCAAAAATTGCTGCACAGCTTGCGAGAAGTGGCGTCGCGATGTAAAAGAATGCTTcacagcattttcttttttaatagtgCGTCCTGTTAACTTTGACCCTGACCAAAACGTGCCTGCAGCGCCACCGCCAGTCAGTGGCCAAAAATATATTGCGCGGGTATCGAACTAAGCGCTACCGTTGAAAATGACTGGTAaaaagttgagaaaaaaaatcaagcgtTAAGAAAAACCgaatgtttataaaaaaaagtgaatatgtatagtaagatgtttaGGAAAAAGttcccatgtatagtaaggttttttgtttgtttgttttttagaaatgTTTGCCATCTGCGGcactaaaaatattttgtaacaTAAGTACTTGTATGTGTTTTGTATCTACTCATATTATTATGAAGGCAGTGGTGTCCCGCCGTTCAAGCTCTCTCTTCCGTGGGCTGAACCAATCGGGCACATTGCTCAGGCCATGTTGTATTGACCAGACTGTAAATCTATATAGAAATGAACATGGACGTGTTTAGCAGTAAACTGCAGTTATGGCAAAGGTTGCAAAGCAAGTTTATCAACATGAATTTTCTCCTTTGTTTTGACTGACGCCAAATGTTTTCTTGCCAGAGAGTGAATTTAAAAATAGCGGTAATGCCTGCTGGTGGCAACTCGGGGTCAGCTTTCACTGCGGCTCGTGACTGTGCAGCTAATAAGCATGAATGGTGACGAAGGTCACGTCAACACAAGATGACAAGAATGAATTCTTGATGGCCTCAATCTCAACACCCCGCCATCTTacgacgcaggcccgaaatgcAAAAGTCAGTCAAGAATAGTATAGAAGGGCCGAGAAAGTGACGcttgtcaaagaaaaaaaatggagaaacaAGTCCAGACTGTTGCCGGCCATCTTctatgcatttgtgtgtgtgtgacggcGGGATGAGACGACAAAAGGCGGAGAGTGGCAGCGCCGAAGGGGAGGATTGAGGGATGCGAGACGAGCAGACGGGGTGGGGGAGCAAAAGCGAACAGCGGGGCCTGTCAAACTATTAACGTCATGGCGTGAGCCTGCGGGTTCCTGGTGACACGGGAGACGAGTGGACATATTTAGCATCGCGCTGTAAACACGTACGTGCGCGTACGCACGCACACCTGGCCCACTTATGAAACATGTAGATCCCACAAGTGCTCTTATATCCTTACATGCAGGGAAGATGTCCTTTTTACCCACATTACTGGATTtctttcaacacatttttacgATTGTAGACATCATATGTAGCATGgcattatttttattgaaacATTATTGATACTGACAGGTTAGATTATTtagtgatataaaaaaaaatagaccacagACTCATATTTTTATTCAGCCAGTCCCCAATAGAAGCATTCAAACAGTCAGAAGCAGAAGGCTTATTTATTCAGCCTTgataatttttttaagtaaacatATACAGTGTTGgtattggattttgacagattttgcacacagaaaattgtgttatattgctataaaaacatggaacctaccaaaagaaagattagtctcttcattcatcaggaaaaaaaaaatcaaatttctatccgtttccgttttgcagccattagcattagaatatagccaattttcatcattattcacaaatctgcttagaattgtggggaaacggcttgttttcaacatggccctcgttcatctcttatactctgctaccacctgctggccgtttgtgtaataactaccatttttttcacctgttctctgcagttgcgaggctgcatcaaaggctttctgtatgcataaaaaaaaaaaaaaaaaaacgttaaaaaaaacgtatacatacgtctttgggacacaatacatttaaaatagaacatatttattaagactgggttcaaaatatcgatatatcgatatcgttatatggcttttcatatcccaatatcgatacataaaaccatgtattgagttgagttgagtatagaAATATCGAACCCGCCCccaacacatacaaacaaatgCTTCCGAGCCCATATCAGTTACACGGAGGAAGCCAGTATCGATCATCTCCCCACCCACACCCTCCCCTCAACCACCActggaacatttgcacaaaaaaaacaaggtgaatgtcgtgagtgtcagtggttttttttgtcacttttttttttacacagcctgtactgtggttgtagttgatttaaataattatttattgtttttataaggccatgttaaataaaaccgagtattaatgtaactgcaatggattcaattcttaatttaaatattcacatttttacaAATGCATTCATTTACaacaagaagtttctactatttgcaggactggtacttttgactgtctaaaataggtgctgcgtgaattcctcaaatgaatcgaaaatcgttgtgaatcgtgaaatgaatcgaatcgggcccttgtgaaccgaatcgaatcgatcctggaaatctgaatcgatacccagccctaatatttatatgttttggggaggaAATTAGTTAATGGCATTGTCAGCTTCTAAAATgtaaggtaatttttttttttttttacaaggacATGATGTACAGTAAAATATGGATtctttcacaaaaaaatcaaaagatgTATATTATAATAATCACATAATCTGAACATGTTTTTATTACACATTACACAGTAACTAAAACAAtcaaatgtatgtatgtttttaacatgaattctTGTCTAGTAAACATGACATCCTActgtataataattaaaataataatcatgcctTACTATGACACTGGATTCATACCAGTTCATCATGAATTCTTACTATACACCATGAAGTATGACGTCATACTATATTTCATATCATACTAAACGCAGAGTTCTGTTGTGGAAAATGTCATATCATGTTACTTTTGTCATGATGTTCATGTCAtgtaataaaaatatagaaCATCTGATTTTGAAGCTAAAGACTTGCGTTGGTATATGTTCCCCAGCAAATCTACACAATTGTACATCAAGGTGCAGTCAAATGACTCAACAGATGGTGTCACCCACATTATGGAAAACAGCATCCGCATGCCGATGTGCGTTTTTACATAATCACATCAGGAGGCGGCTGtcgccctatatatatatccccTAAACAATTGTGTTAAAAACGTTGATACTTTTCAGGGAACAGCCCCCATCAAAGTCGAGCATGATTACATACATACGCCGAAGcgttgaagcaattagcattcctGTCCAGATCTTGGGAACCTTTCCCCGGTTTCTTGCGTTTATGGCTGATTTCACAATATGTGCACGGCTAATGGCATTTCCAAACATGTTGTGCGTGGAGATGGCCTCATTTACATCGGAAATTGCATCCGAGCTGTTCGGGAGTTGTAACGGTCGGGTTGAAGCAGAGGTCGAGCCTTGCGTGCGCATCCTCATGGTGACCTTTTGACCTGATCgtagtacagtgatacctcggctgacgaacgctttagctcacgaacttttcgcctcacgaacattaaattcgcgagaatttagtctctgctgacgaactacttttcggcggacgaaccaaaccacgcggtcgaacagcaccacggtggcggccacgagaagctgacgcacgctcacggcgtcccagttcgtcaccccctttcttttagtgcggacgcggtttgtgtttgatagacattttgagtgtacttttgctattatgggaccgaaaaagaccccaccacaggctcgtgttaagcctaatgcttaccagcgagggacggcgattcggcggcgcgtttgcattgtagtcaatggagttcgcgccactaaaaaaaagcgaaagtgccttcacgtacctcaaaaaaggagaaaatcgtgccacggctgtttagtcccaggaaagaggtgaaagtagttggcggtgctcactttttgttgactcgctaaagtgctccacttccttgttcaccaagggacacgcctcctccgctccggtgagcacgaaagtgcgaatgagcgacaaccgttccataaacactctacgcggtgaaacgctcacgaatgaagtaagtctaccattgctactatccttaagaactaccatcacaaagtaaaataaaacgactttattatacagtacaatttatttctttaattacaatacaatagcacatttattatacataaaataaggtatatttttgtgtagttttaaggcttatttagtagaaaattatgttttatagggacctgggaacggattattctcattttaatggtttcttatgggaaataaatgttcggaagaagaacttttcggcttacacacactctctgggaaccaattaagttcgtgagccgaggtatcactgtacaacCGTCCACAAGTGTCTTCCGCATGTCGGCACGGGAACGCTCGTTGCCTGGCAGACTAAAACGTCATCGAATTTTATGATGTTGAAGCGAAAGAATGCAAATTGACTCACTCCGgcccagtaggtggcagtaatgtACCTGAAAAGGACATTATTACTCATAGAGTGACAAAAATACATGTATACGTACCTTTGTTGTACAAGTTCTTAGTTTTATTCGCCAACACTGGCGGAGACAATCAATTTGAAAGATAATAAAAACTTTATGAAACTAGCAAAACTAATTTCCCCTCATGggatttatctatctatcatccatccatccatcatctatcatgtatcatctatccatccatccatccatccatccgtccgtccatctgtcgtccatctgtccatccatcatctatccatccatctaccatcaatccatccatctatatatcatccatccatccatccatccatccatcaatatatcgtctatccatccatccatccatcaatatatcgtccatccatccatccatccatccatccatcatcaatccatccatctatatatcatccatccatccatccatccatccatccatccatcaatatatcgtctatccatccatccatccatccatcaatatatcgtccatccatccatccatccatccatccattcatacatccgtccgtccatccatccctcatccatccatccctcatcaatccatccatccatccatccatcatggatcatctatccatctatcatgtatcatctatccatccgtccatccatccatctgtctgtccgtctatccgtcatccatccatccatccatccatctgtccgtccgtctaTCCGtcgtccatccatcatccatccatccatccatccatccatccatccatccgttcgtCCATCCACCCAGCCGTCCGTCCATCTGtcgtccatctgtccatccatcatctatccatccatctatcatcaatccatccatctatatatcattcatccatccatcatccataaatatatcgtccatccatccatccatccatccatccattcatccgttcatacatccgtccgtccatccatccctcatccatccatccatccatccatccagtatcATCTATCCgttcgtccgtccgtccgtccgtccatccatccatccatccatccatccatcctcgttTCTGAAACGAAACAAGTCATCAAACAATAAGGCAGAGAGTCAAACAGTTGGCAGTAACGACAGCTGTCATTCTAAGGAATAAGAATGTAAGGACATCAGAACATCTGCACATGTAGTCTTTTGCTCAGATCATTTGACACACTAAATTGATGGTCCGGATCATGTGTGCTGTTTTTAaattctatgtatttatttattgcctcGCACACCCTCAAGTATAAAAGTCTGCCTCTGCCAGTTATTGGCCAATGAATCAGACTGAAAGCATATCAATGGCAACATATGGCAGTCCGCTCGCAACTTTCCAGCAAAGTGGTTTGAGCTCAAGCAGACAATTGCAAAATgtgcacaaacaaaacaagccgCATGCCCCCAGATACACTAATCGCATCCACAAATACAATTTAGGGGGTATTATGTTCCCTATCCCCACTTTTATCTACGACTCATTTTAATTAAGTGGGACACTGCTTTCATTTACTCTttgtaatgttttgtttgtgtttttctccCCATTAGTTTGGCCTAATCTCAGGATTG is a genomic window containing:
- the LOC144004204 gene encoding uncharacterized protein LOC144004204 isoform X1 — encoded protein: MPHLLTFLVPRSLALMRRRHRFGAPISVSLLRKRTRVLLPQGFALLAKSDNSLVGPTPDVVQFPPHPRHKGGKAKQAFNPAPHHNTKGWGLLSIPEDVNEKRAT
- the LOC144004204 gene encoding uncharacterized protein LOC144004204 isoform X2: MPHLLTFLVPRSLALMRRRHRFGAPISVSLLRKRTRVLLPQGFALLAKSDNSLVGPTPDVVQAFNPAPHHNTKGWGLLSIPEDVNEKRAT
- the LOC144004204 gene encoding uncharacterized protein LOC144004204 isoform X3, which gives rise to MPHLLTFLVPRSLALMRRRHRFGAPISVSLLRKRTRVLLPQGFALLAKSDNSLVGPTPDVVQTQRGEGKTGIQPCSSP